A region of Mesorhizobium sp. AR02 DNA encodes the following proteins:
- a CDS encoding SDR family oxidoreductase encodes MTKIAILGANGRLGRVVGQAFIEAGFDVRAVTRTGKVPAELEGATAVAGDALDRQSLIRATEGVDIIFNGLNPIYTDWGKCLPMAENVMAACHANNALHLFPGTVYNYGSPMPAVITEDTPFHPTTEKGRIRCAMEDLFRREAEAGRVRTILLRAGDFFGGTGSGSWFDLVVAAKMSKGIYTAPGPADLVHEWAYLPDFAVGFVALAKNLDKLGSYEALNFPGHAVTDLQIKAAAEKAFGRPLKMTSMPWWVLRAGSPFVAMWREIVSMSYLRFEPHQLASTRLEGIIGEIPHTPLNQAVAQALEDIGIATVKGTSKAA; translated from the coding sequence ATGACCAAGATCGCAATTCTCGGCGCCAATGGCCGGCTCGGCCGTGTGGTCGGCCAGGCCTTTATCGAAGCAGGCTTCGACGTCCGCGCCGTCACCCGCACCGGCAAGGTGCCGGCCGAACTCGAAGGCGCCACGGCGGTTGCCGGCGATGCGCTGGACCGTCAGTCGCTGATCCGCGCCACCGAAGGTGTCGATATCATCTTCAACGGCCTCAATCCGATCTATACCGACTGGGGCAAATGCCTGCCGATGGCTGAGAATGTGATGGCCGCTTGCCATGCCAACAACGCGCTGCATCTGTTCCCCGGCACCGTCTACAATTACGGCTCGCCGATGCCGGCGGTGATCACGGAAGACACGCCATTCCATCCGACGACCGAGAAGGGCCGCATCCGCTGCGCCATGGAGGATCTGTTCCGCCGCGAGGCAGAAGCAGGCCGGGTGCGCACCATTCTGCTGCGCGCCGGCGATTTCTTCGGCGGCACCGGCAGCGGCTCGTGGTTCGACCTGGTCGTCGCCGCCAAGATGAGCAAGGGCATCTACACCGCGCCCGGCCCGGCCGATCTCGTGCATGAATGGGCTTACCTGCCGGACTTCGCGGTAGGCTTCGTCGCGCTGGCCAAGAATCTCGACAAGCTCGGCTCCTATGAGGCGCTGAACTTTCCAGGTCATGCCGTCACCGACCTGCAGATCAAGGCCGCCGCCGAGAAGGCGTTCGGCCGGCCGCTCAAGATGACCTCGATGCCCTGGTGGGTGCTGCGCGCCGGCAGCCCGTTCGTGGCGATGTGGCGCGAGATCGTCTCAATGTCCTATCTACGCTTCGAGCCGCACCAATTGGCCTCGACGCGACTGGAAGGCATCATCGGCGAGATCCCGCACACGCCGCTCAATCAGGCGGTCGCCCAGGCCCTCGAGGACATCGGCATCGCCACTGTGAAGGGCACGTCGAAAGCAGCCTGA
- a CDS encoding LysR family transcriptional regulator, with translation MADIDWNLIKSFVTVAETGSLSAAARKLSASQPTLGRHISELEQALGVTLFRRGRSGYALTEAGATLFERGKAVSEQASAFSRLALGSVEAIEGTVRIAASEVVAAYVLPDMMARLGIEEPGIEVEIVASNQVENLLRRDADIAIRMVKPAQNELVARKVCDIPLCACAAISYLDRRGRPLGPADLVDHALIGFDRSDEMIRGFVQHGIPVTRGSFRFRADNQIVLWEAVRAGNGIGLGQEPLADRDPLVEKLLPGLPLPSLPVWLAMHRDVRSSVRIRRVADFLHEELKRYSAAAGANSAR, from the coding sequence ATGGCAGATATCGACTGGAACCTGATCAAGAGCTTCGTCACCGTCGCGGAAACCGGCAGCCTGTCGGCCGCCGCGCGAAAGCTGTCGGCCAGCCAGCCGACGCTTGGCCGTCACATCTCGGAGTTGGAGCAGGCGCTCGGCGTCACGCTGTTCCGGCGTGGGCGCAGCGGCTATGCGCTGACGGAAGCCGGCGCCACGCTGTTCGAGCGCGGCAAGGCGGTCAGCGAACAGGCGAGTGCCTTTTCACGCCTGGCGCTGGGCTCCGTCGAGGCGATCGAAGGCACGGTGCGCATCGCCGCCAGCGAAGTGGTGGCGGCCTATGTGCTGCCCGACATGATGGCGCGGCTCGGCATCGAGGAACCCGGCATCGAGGTCGAGATTGTTGCCTCGAACCAGGTCGAGAACCTGCTGCGCCGCGACGCCGACATCGCCATCCGCATGGTCAAGCCGGCGCAGAACGAACTGGTGGCGCGCAAGGTCTGCGATATCCCGCTCTGTGCCTGCGCGGCCATTTCCTATCTCGACCGGCGCGGCCGCCCGCTCGGGCCGGCCGACCTTGTCGACCACGCCCTGATCGGCTTCGACCGCAGCGACGAGATGATCAGGGGCTTTGTCCAGCATGGCATCCCTGTCACCCGTGGCAGTTTCCGCTTCAGGGCCGACAACCAGATCGTGCTGTGGGAAGCGGTGCGGGCGGGAAACGGTATCGGCCTTGGCCAGGAGCCGCTGGCCGATCGCGATCCGCTGGTGGAGAAGCTGCTGCCCGGCCTGCCGCTGCCAAGCCTGCCGGTATGGCTGGCCATGCATCGCGATGTGCGCAGCAGCGTGCGCATCCGCCGCGTGGCGGATTTTCTGCACGAGGAGCTGAAACGCTATTCGGCTGCTGCAGGTGCGAATTCGGCGCGGTGA
- a CDS encoding MFS transporter, giving the protein MNAQSAMQTAIRGRWAVAAIFLANGFLTGSWAPQILVFLTRLDISKFTLGLLILLFGAGAVTAMTWCGHLISKHGSRSVLRWFGLCGSLGLLVVALAPNVPLAAIAMFIFGGSIGGMDVAMNANAVVVERKLSRAIMSSSHGFWSLGGFAGGALGGFAIQHYGHLTHAAVVTALAFAAIAMAVGYLVAEDKPQATEHHKFALPANPLVYLIGLMALLTMVSEGAVLDWAALYLRQELGADLAVAGLAYAAFSGVMAIMRFFGDGVRNRFGAVTTLRGSAIVAAAGMLVAGLSPSPWLAIAAFALCGFGIANMVPIIFSAGGNQEGMSSGTGMSVVTTMGYSGILVAPSAIGFVAEHSSFGPIFIAMSVLLIVVLLMAGLAHRAEFAPAAAE; this is encoded by the coding sequence ATGAACGCGCAAAGCGCCATGCAGACTGCCATTCGCGGGCGATGGGCCGTGGCGGCCATTTTCCTTGCCAATGGCTTCCTGACCGGCAGTTGGGCGCCGCAGATCCTGGTGTTCCTGACCCGGCTCGACATTTCGAAATTCACGCTCGGCCTGCTGATCCTTTTGTTCGGCGCCGGCGCCGTCACCGCCATGACCTGGTGCGGCCACCTGATCTCGAAACATGGCTCGCGCAGCGTGCTGCGCTGGTTCGGTCTTTGCGGCAGCCTCGGCCTGCTGGTCGTGGCGCTGGCGCCCAACGTGCCGCTGGCGGCCATCGCCATGTTCATCTTCGGCGGCTCGATCGGCGGCATGGATGTCGCCATGAATGCCAATGCGGTGGTGGTTGAGCGAAAATTGTCCCGCGCGATCATGTCGTCCTCGCACGGCTTCTGGAGCCTCGGCGGTTTCGCCGGCGGTGCGCTTGGCGGCTTTGCCATCCAGCACTACGGCCACCTCACCCATGCCGCGGTGGTGACCGCGCTTGCCTTCGCGGCGATCGCGATGGCGGTCGGGTATCTCGTCGCCGAGGACAAGCCCCAGGCGACCGAGCATCATAAATTCGCTCTGCCGGCAAACCCGCTGGTCTACCTGATCGGCCTGATGGCGCTGCTGACGATGGTCTCCGAAGGCGCGGTGCTCGACTGGGCGGCGCTGTATCTCAGGCAGGAACTTGGCGCCGACCTTGCCGTCGCCGGACTTGCCTACGCCGCCTTTTCCGGCGTCATGGCGATCATGCGCTTTTTTGGCGACGGCGTGCGCAACCGTTTTGGCGCGGTGACGACGCTGCGCGGCTCGGCCATTGTCGCCGCCGCCGGCATGCTGGTCGCCGGCCTGTCGCCTTCGCCCTGGCTCGCCATCGCGGCCTTTGCGCTTTGCGGCTTCGGCATCGCCAACATGGTGCCGATCATCTTTTCGGCCGGCGGCAACCAGGAAGGCATGTCGTCAGGCACCGGCATGAGCGTCGTCACCACCATGGGCTATTCCGGCATTCTGGTGGCGCCGTCGGCGATCGGCTTCGTCGCCGAGCATTCCAGCTTCGGGCCGATCTTCATTGCCATGTCGGTGCTGCTGATCGTCGTCTTGCTGATGGCGGGCCTCGCTCACCGCGCCGAATTCGCACCTGCAGCAGCCGAATAG
- a CDS encoding DUF1244 domain-containing protein, producing MTKLSDEQKRDFEAAAFRRLVEHLRERNDVQNIDLMNLAGFCRNCLSNWYREAANAEGVDLSKDQSREIVYGMPYAEWQALNQTEASDAKKAEFEARRPKDH from the coding sequence ATGACCAAACTCAGCGACGAGCAGAAGCGCGATTTCGAAGCCGCCGCCTTTCGCCGACTGGTCGAGCATCTCAGAGAACGCAACGACGTGCAAAACATCGACCTGATGAACCTCGCCGGCTTCTGCCGCAACTGCCTGTCGAACTGGTATCGCGAGGCGGCCAATGCCGAGGGCGTCGATCTCTCCAAGGACCAGTCGCGCGAGATCGTCTACGGCATGCCTTATGCCGAATGGCAGGCTCTCAACCAGACCGAGGCGTCGGATGCCAAGAAGGCCGAATTCGAGGCAAGGCGTCCCAAGGACCATTAG
- a CDS encoding N-formylglutamate amidohydrolase yields MTRSTVFAPFDIVESDRKRGIVLLADHARRDLPDDYGSLGLPAAEFDRHIAYDIGVEAVTRELAASLGVPALIANFSRLLIDPNRGEDDPTLIRQLYDGTVVPGNYPMAPEERERRLDRFYRPYHDAVGAMIASVAQASGRPPFIFSVHSFTPVMQGRQRPWHVGILWDRDDRVARPLIDMLAEDKKLIVGDNEPYDGALRGDTMFKHAIVNGYAHALIEIRQDLISDQKGALAWAERLAPIVDAIDRRPDIHVVKMFGSRTGPL; encoded by the coding sequence ATGACCCGATCCACAGTTTTCGCGCCTTTCGACATTGTCGAGAGCGACCGCAAGCGGGGCATCGTGCTTCTGGCCGATCATGCCCGCCGCGACCTGCCCGACGACTATGGCAGCCTCGGCCTGCCCGCAGCGGAGTTCGACCGCCACATCGCCTATGATATCGGCGTCGAGGCGGTGACGCGCGAACTCGCCGCCTCGCTCGGCGTGCCGGCGCTGATCGCCAATTTTTCGCGGCTGTTGATCGACCCCAATCGCGGCGAGGACGATCCGACGCTCATTCGCCAGCTCTATGACGGCACGGTCGTGCCGGGAAACTATCCCATGGCACCGGAGGAACGCGAAAGGCGGCTCGACCGCTTCTACCGTCCCTATCACGACGCCGTCGGCGCCATGATCGCCTCGGTCGCGCAGGCTTCCGGTCGGCCGCCCTTCATCTTCTCGGTGCATTCCTTCACGCCGGTCATGCAGGGCAGGCAACGCCCCTGGCATGTCGGCATCCTGTGGGATCGGGACGACCGGGTGGCGCGGCCGCTGATCGATATGCTGGCCGAGGATAAAAAACTCATCGTCGGCGACAATGAGCCTTATGACGGCGCACTGCGCGGCGACACCATGTTCAAACACGCCATCGTCAATGGCTATGCCCACGCATTGATCGAGATCCGCCAGGATTTGATATCGGACCAGAAGGGCGCCCTCGCCTGGGCCGAGCGCCTGGCGCCGATCGTTGACGCGATCGACCGCCGTCCCGATATACATGTCGTGAAGATGTTCGGCTCGCGCACCGGGCCGTTATGA
- a CDS encoding DUF1036 domain-containing protein — protein sequence MPLLTLTFGLSAMVMASPARADFRVCNATQNLVGVGIGYRAKAGWITEGWWHIEGSSCKTLIEGPLSSRFYYLYAEDAERGGRWDGPINMCVAEKEFKIAGVNDCVARGFQRAGFQEYDTGEQASWMVQLTDEPATGGAPAAPGTNSQ from the coding sequence ATGCCGCTCCTGACCTTGACCTTTGGCCTGTCGGCGATGGTCATGGCCTCGCCGGCGCGCGCCGATTTCCGCGTCTGCAACGCCACGCAGAACCTGGTCGGCGTCGGCATCGGCTATCGCGCCAAGGCCGGCTGGATCACCGAAGGCTGGTGGCACATAGAAGGATCGAGCTGCAAGACGTTGATCGAAGGGCCGCTGTCATCAAGGTTTTACTATCTTTATGCAGAAGACGCAGAGCGCGGTGGACGCTGGGACGGCCCGATCAACATGTGCGTGGCTGAAAAAGAGTTCAAGATCGCCGGCGTAAACGACTGCGTCGCCCGGGGCTTCCAGCGCGCCGGATTCCAGGAATATGACACGGGCGAACAGGCAAGCTGGATGGTCCAGCTGACCGATGAGCCCGCAACGGGAGGCGCTCCAGCCGCCCCGGGAACCAACAGTCAATGA
- the pyk gene encoding pyruvate kinase has protein sequence MRRSRKVKILATIGPASSSEEMLKKLFEAGADVFRINMSHTDHELMRTLVGRIRAVEEKVGRPIGILADLQGPKLRVGKFANGKEVLTPGQTFTLDDNPEPGTSTRVYLPHPEILSSVEAGHRLLIDDGKLELKAVKSDGKSIVCTVIAGTTISDKKGVSLPDTDLPVGALTEKDRKDLDAVLATGVDWIALSFVQRPEDLAEARKIARGRALIMAKIEKPQAVARLAEIIELSDALMVARGDLGVEMPLEAVPGIQKQITRAARRAGKPVVVATQMLESMITAPVPTRAEVSDVSIAVFEGADAIMLSAESAAGAYPVEAVAMMNRIATKVETDPTYAGIINAQRSEPEATGADAISLAAREIAETLKLAAIITYTASGTTGLRAARERPQVPIIALSPILNTARRLSLLWGTHCVVSPDATDLDDMVNRACRIALEEEFGKPGDRVIITAGVPLRTPGSTNMLRIAYVGSDAQGNR, from the coding sequence ATGAGACGCAGCCGCAAGGTCAAGATCCTAGCCACAATCGGTCCGGCCTCCTCTTCAGAGGAGATGCTGAAGAAATTGTTCGAAGCGGGCGCCGATGTGTTCCGCATCAACATGAGCCATACCGACCACGAACTGATGCGCACGCTGGTCGGCCGCATCCGGGCTGTAGAGGAAAAGGTCGGCCGGCCGATCGGCATTCTCGCCGACCTGCAGGGCCCCAAGCTGCGCGTCGGCAAGTTCGCCAACGGCAAGGAAGTGCTGACGCCGGGCCAGACCTTCACGCTCGACGACAATCCCGAGCCCGGCACCTCGACCAGGGTCTACCTGCCGCATCCGGAAATCCTGAGTTCGGTCGAGGCCGGTCACCGTCTTTTGATCGATGACGGCAAGCTGGAACTGAAGGCGGTGAAGAGCGACGGCAAGTCGATCGTCTGCACCGTCATTGCCGGCACCACGATTTCCGACAAGAAGGGCGTCAGCCTGCCCGATACCGACCTGCCGGTCGGTGCGCTGACGGAGAAGGACCGCAAGGACCTCGACGCAGTGCTGGCCACGGGCGTCGACTGGATCGCGCTGTCCTTCGTGCAGCGGCCTGAGGATCTGGCCGAAGCGCGCAAGATCGCGCGCGGCCGAGCGCTGATCATGGCCAAGATCGAAAAGCCGCAGGCCGTCGCCCGACTGGCCGAGATCATCGAACTGTCCGACGCGCTGATGGTCGCCCGCGGCGACCTCGGTGTCGAGATGCCGCTGGAAGCCGTGCCCGGCATCCAGAAGCAGATCACGCGCGCCGCGCGCCGCGCCGGCAAGCCGGTGGTGGTCGCCACGCAGATGCTGGAATCGATGATCACCGCACCGGTGCCGACCCGCGCCGAAGTCTCCGACGTCTCGATCGCCGTTTTCGAGGGCGCCGACGCCATCATGCTGTCGGCGGAATCGGCGGCGGGTGCCTATCCGGTCGAAGCGGTGGCGATGATGAACCGCATTGCCACCAAGGTCGAAACCGACCCGACCTATGCCGGCATCATCAACGCCCAGCGCTCGGAGCCGGAAGCCACAGGTGCGGACGCCATTTCGCTGGCTGCCCGCGAGATCGCCGAAACGCTGAAACTGGCGGCGATCATCACCTACACGGCGTCCGGCACCACCGGGCTGCGCGCCGCGCGCGAACGGCCGCAAGTGCCGATCATCGCGCTGTCGCCGATACTCAACACCGCCCGGCGGCTGTCGCTTTTGTGGGGCACGCATTGCGTCGTCTCGCCCGATGCCACCGATCTCGACGACATGGTCAACCGCGCCTGCCGGATTGCCCTCGAGGAAGAATTCGGCAAGCCGGGTGACCGCGTCATCATCACGGCCGGTGTGCCACTGAGGACGCCCGGCTCGACCAACATGCTGCGCATCGCCTATGTCGGATCGGACGCGCAGGGCAACCGGTAA
- a CDS encoding L,D-transpeptidase, whose translation MPFFVSRRSLLTGLSLVGVSAISACAQMPRQSIGVAASLNPPLLEPVPERAPIEDAASETITPASPDYASMYSAVEDGGHALPAIPFSKVDGRFLRQIVDDPTGEKPGTIVVNTTDKHLYWVLEDGKAMRYGVGLGRQGYSWKGRAIVQWKRKWPTWTPPSAMIRRDPKLEKWRQGMQPSISNPLGSRALYIFKDGVDTLYRIHGSPDWKSIGKSASSGCVRMFNQDVMDLYDRAPGKTQLLVI comes from the coding sequence ATGCCATTTTTCGTTTCACGCCGGTCGCTTTTGACCGGGCTGTCGCTTGTTGGCGTTTCGGCGATTTCGGCCTGTGCCCAAATGCCCAGACAGTCGATCGGTGTGGCCGCTTCTCTCAATCCGCCACTGCTGGAGCCGGTGCCGGAAAGGGCCCCGATCGAAGATGCCGCGTCTGAAACGATAACCCCCGCTTCGCCCGACTACGCCAGCATGTACAGCGCGGTCGAAGACGGCGGCCATGCGCTGCCGGCGATCCCCTTCAGCAAGGTCGACGGGCGGTTCCTGCGGCAGATCGTTGACGATCCGACAGGAGAAAAACCCGGAACGATCGTGGTCAACACGACCGACAAGCACCTTTACTGGGTGCTCGAGGACGGCAAGGCGATGCGCTATGGCGTTGGTCTCGGGCGCCAGGGCTATTCGTGGAAGGGTCGCGCAATCGTCCAGTGGAAACGCAAATGGCCGACCTGGACGCCGCCTTCGGCAATGATCCGCAGGGACCCGAAACTGGAGAAATGGCGCCAGGGAATGCAGCCAAGCATCAGCAACCCGCTCGGCTCGCGCGCGCTGTACATCTTCAAGGACGGCGTCGATACGCTCTACCGGATCCACGGATCGCCGGACTGGAAGTCCATCGGCAAGTCCGCCTCATCGGGTTGCGTGCGCATGTTCAATCAGGACGTCATGGACCTCTACGACCGCGCTCCCGGCAAGACACAGCTGCTGGTCATCTAG
- a CDS encoding alpha/beta fold hydrolase, whose product MNLIYAAFAFLLALILVLVGVTRVGSWLIERRDPPIGEFADIGGARIHYVHIPAPANADLPPIVFIHGASANLRDQMLPLRPLLEGRAEMLFFDRPGFGWSGRWPGNNENPSAQAATIAALMDRLGIKKAIIVSHSFGGVVTAAFGREHADKTLGLVFLAPATHPWPGGATSWYYDLTTVPVIGRLFSETLTYPAGTLQMADATTCVFSPNKVPDNYLSTAAIPLVLRPAAFRANATDVAGLYAYALGAAPHYNQITAPTVVISGDRDKVVYAHIHSVGLVRDIAGAELVWVHNLGHKPDWIAPDLVVGAIEKVAGKDADLEAMARTVETRIAGDAYGAGRCADIKEPQAELAPT is encoded by the coding sequence ATGAACCTGATCTACGCCGCCTTCGCCTTTCTCCTCGCACTCATCCTGGTCCTTGTCGGTGTCACCCGCGTCGGCTCGTGGCTGATCGAACGTCGCGATCCGCCGATCGGTGAATTCGCCGACATTGGCGGCGCCCGCATCCACTATGTCCACATTCCCGCCCCCGCCAATGCGGACCTGCCGCCGATCGTCTTTATCCATGGCGCCAGCGCCAATCTCCGGGATCAGATGTTGCCGCTGCGGCCGCTGCTCGAAGGCCGCGCCGAAATGCTGTTCTTCGACCGGCCGGGCTTTGGCTGGTCCGGGCGCTGGCCTGGCAACAATGAAAACCCGTCGGCGCAGGCCGCTACCATCGCCGCCCTGATGGACCGTCTCGGCATCAAGAAGGCGATCATCGTCAGCCATTCCTTCGGCGGCGTGGTGACGGCAGCTTTCGGCCGCGAGCATGCCGACAAGACGCTCGGTCTCGTCTTCCTGGCGCCGGCGACCCATCCTTGGCCGGGCGGCGCGACGTCCTGGTACTACGACCTGACCACCGTTCCGGTGATCGGCAGGCTGTTTTCCGAGACACTGACCTATCCGGCCGGAACGCTGCAGATGGCTGATGCCACCACCTGCGTGTTCTCGCCCAACAAGGTGCCGGACAATTATCTCAGCACGGCCGCGATCCCGCTGGTGCTGCGGCCGGCGGCCTTTCGCGCCAACGCCACCGACGTTGCCGGGCTCTATGCCTATGCGCTTGGCGCCGCACCGCACTACAACCAGATCACCGCGCCGACCGTCGTCATCTCCGGCGACCGCGACAAGGTCGTCTACGCGCATATCCATTCCGTTGGCCTGGTGCGCGACATAGCAGGTGCCGAACTCGTCTGGGTGCACAATCTCGGCCACAAGCCGGACTGGATCGCCCCCGACCTCGTCGTCGGCGCCATCGAGAAGGTCGCCGGCAAGGATGCCGATCTGGAGGCGATGGCCAGGACAGTGGAAACGCGAATTGCCGGCGATGCCTACGGCGCCGGCAGATGTGCCGACATCAAAGAGCCGCAGGCCGAGCTCGCGCCGACCTGA
- a CDS encoding tetratricopeptide repeat protein — MRILFAFLIALPVSGAISVPVWAADDQPAAPAAPEAPAAPMTKQARLDKLFSDLKRERNEKAAERIAGNIWSEWFQSGSASIDLMMLWSQKAMDNQKFGVALDFLDQVVTLQPTYAEGWNRRATVHFMMKNYGKSMADIDRTLQLEPRHFGALSGLAQIMALTGHKQSALEAWQKVLAIYPMMRSAQDQVATLSEELAGEGI, encoded by the coding sequence ATGCGGATTCTTTTTGCATTTTTGATAGCTCTGCCTGTTTCCGGCGCCATTAGCGTGCCGGTCTGGGCCGCGGACGATCAGCCGGCAGCGCCGGCCGCCCCGGAAGCTCCCGCCGCGCCGATGACCAAACAGGCCCGGCTCGACAAGCTGTTTTCCGACCTGAAGCGTGAGCGCAACGAAAAGGCGGCCGAACGCATCGCCGGCAACATCTGGAGCGAATGGTTCCAGTCGGGCAGCGCCTCGATCGACCTGATGATGTTGTGGTCGCAAAAAGCGATGGACAACCAGAAGTTCGGCGTCGCGCTCGATTTCCTCGACCAGGTGGTGACCTTGCAGCCGACCTATGCCGAAGGCTGGAACCGGCGCGCCACAGTGCATTTCATGATGAAGAACTACGGCAAGTCGATGGCCGACATCGACCGCACGCTGCAACTCGAGCCGCGCCATTTCGGCGCGCTGTCGGGTCTGGCGCAGATCATGGCGCTGACCGGCCACAAGCAGTCGGCGCTCGAAGCCTGGCAGAAGGTGCTGGCCATCTATCCGATGATGCGCAGCGCCCAGGACCAGGTCGCCACCCTTTCGGAAGAGCTTGCCGGCGAAGGCATTTGA
- the ykgO gene encoding type B 50S ribosomal protein L36 yields MKIKNSLKALKARHRDNQLVRRKGRVYIINKTAPRYKARQG; encoded by the coding sequence ATGAAGATCAAGAATTCGCTCAAGGCGCTGAAGGCGCGTCATCGCGACAACCAGCTGGTTCGCCGCAAGGGCCGCGTTTACATCATCAACAAGACCGCCCCGCGTTACAAGGCGCGCCAGGGCTGA
- a CDS encoding lysozyme inhibitor LprI family protein, which produces MRRILLSACLVLLAGASIARAQECDRSDDSQQMMNICAGEDYQAADAKLNAAYQNLISSDDADAKRLLQAAQRAWIAFRDAECAHTTAASAGGSIHAMEVSQCLTRLTNERLKQLAASANCEEGDASCANSGEDSDEVQ; this is translated from the coding sequence ATGCGCCGAATACTCCTGTCTGCCTGCCTTGTCCTGCTGGCGGGAGCTTCGATCGCCCGCGCACAGGAGTGCGACCGCTCCGACGACAGCCAGCAGATGATGAATATCTGTGCCGGCGAGGACTATCAGGCCGCCGATGCCAAGCTCAATGCGGCCTATCAGAACCTGATCAGTTCCGACGATGCCGATGCCAAGAGATTGCTGCAGGCAGCGCAGCGTGCCTGGATCGCCTTCCGTGACGCCGAATGCGCGCATACCACCGCCGCCAGCGCGGGCGGTTCCATCCACGCGATGGAAGTTTCGCAATGCCTGACCAGGCTGACCAATGAGCGCCTCAAGCAGCTCGCCGCGTCAGCCAATTGCGAGGAAGGCGATGCGAGCTGCGCCAATTCCGGCGAGGACAGCGACGAGGTGCAATAG
- a CDS encoding 5-(carboxyamino)imidazole ribonucleotide synthase — protein MSLPAGSTIGIIGGGQLGRMLAMAAARLGYRTIVLEPQPDCPAAQVANRQITAAYDDPAALAELAAASAVVTYEFENVPVAAAEALAAKVPVYPPARALDVAQDRVSEKTFLNGIGIATADFRPVDTDDELTAALKAFGGSGILKTRRMGYDGKGQRVFRNMETGGFAGTCEAMGNVPLILESFVPFEREISVIAARGLDGAVAAYDPAENVHRNGILHTSTLPAGVKPETADAARAAAAKILAALDYVGVIGVEFFVLADGSLLANEIAPRVHNSGHWTEAACIVSQFEQHIRAVAGLPLGNPDRHSDCVMENLIGDDVLRVPELLAEPDLMLHLYGKAEARPGRKMGHFTRISRRT, from the coding sequence GTGAGCCTGCCCGCCGGATCGACCATCGGCATCATTGGCGGCGGCCAGCTCGGCCGCATGCTGGCGATGGCTGCCGCCCGCCTCGGTTACCGCACCATCGTCTTGGAGCCACAGCCGGATTGCCCGGCCGCACAGGTCGCCAACCGGCAGATTACAGCTGCCTATGACGACCCGGCTGCTCTTGCCGAACTGGCAGCGGCGAGTGCCGTCGTCACCTACGAGTTCGAGAATGTTCCGGTCGCGGCCGCAGAAGCGCTTGCCGCCAAGGTGCCGGTCTATCCGCCGGCGCGCGCGCTTGACGTGGCGCAGGACCGGGTGAGCGAAAAGACCTTCCTCAACGGCATCGGCATCGCCACCGCCGATTTCCGTCCGGTCGACACTGACGATGAGCTGACGGCGGCGCTGAAGGCATTCGGCGGCAGCGGCATCCTGAAGACGCGGCGCATGGGCTATGATGGCAAGGGGCAGCGTGTCTTCCGCAACATGGAAACGGGTGGCTTTGCCGGCACCTGCGAGGCGATGGGCAATGTTCCGCTGATCCTGGAAAGTTTCGTGCCTTTCGAGCGCGAGATCTCGGTGATCGCGGCGCGCGGGCTGGACGGCGCGGTCGCTGCCTACGATCCGGCCGAGAATGTCCACCGCAACGGCATTCTCCACACCTCGACCCTGCCGGCCGGCGTCAAGCCTGAAACGGCTGACGCGGCGCGGGCGGCGGCGGCAAAAATCCTGGCGGCGCTCGATTATGTCGGCGTCATCGGTGTCGAGTTCTTCGTGCTGGCCGACGGTTCGCTGCTGGCCAACGAAATCGCGCCGCGCGTCCACAATTCAGGTCATTGGACTGAGGCCGCCTGCATCGTTTCGCAGTTCGAGCAGCATATCCGTGCCGTCGCCGGCCTGCCGCTGGGCAACCCGGACCGCCATTCCGATTGCGTGATGGAGAACCTGATCGGCGACGACGTGTTGCGCGTCCCCGAACTGCTCGCCGAGCCCGACTTGATGCTGCATCTCTACGGCAAGGCGGAGGCGCGGCCAGGCCGAAAGATGGGTCACTTCACCCGCATCAGCCGCCGTACTTAG